Proteins encoded in a region of the Ziziphus jujuba cultivar Dongzao chromosome 3, ASM3175591v1 genome:
- the LOC107422250 gene encoding uncharacterized WD repeat-containing protein C2A9.03-like produces the protein MSYEQAYEFDFMAEEGEVTHFIDEMDEENRGSDEGFDEYEMLTKVTDTSSSQARKGKDIQGIPWERLNITRDKYRLTRLEQYRNYENIPLSGEAVDKECKQMEKGGNYYEFFHNTRLVKPTILHFQLRNLVWATSKHDVYLISNYSVMHWSSLSGNLSEVLNFAGHVAPTEKHAGSLLEGFSQTQISTLAVKDNFLVAGGFQGELICKRLDKKGVSFCARTTYDDNAITNAVEIYDSLRSGIHFMASNNDCGMREYDMERFQLLNHFRFPWPVNHTSMSPDRRLVAVVGDHVDGLLVDSQTGKTVATVVGHLDYSFASAWHPDGRRFATGNQDKTCRVWDIRNLSSPVAILKGNLGATRSIRFSADGEFMVVAEPADFVHVYSTKADYKKRQEIDFFGEISGVSLSPDDESLYIGIWDRTYASMLQYNRKHTYGYLDSYF, from the exons ATGTCCTACGAGCAGGCTTATGAATTTGACTTCATGGCTGAGGAGGGAGAAGTGACCCATTTCATTGACGAAATGGATGAAGAAAACCGTGGTAGTGATGAGGGCTTTGATGAATACGAAATG CTTACTAAGGTGACTGATACATCATCTTCGCAAGCCAGAAAGGGAAAAGACATTCAGGGTATTCCATGGGAGAGGTTGAACATAACTAGAGATAAGTATAGATTAACAAGGCTTGAACAGTACAGGAATTATGAGAACATCCCTTTATCTGGGGAAGCTGTAGATAAG GAGTGCAAACAAATGGAGAAAGGTGGCAACTACTATGAGTTCTTCCACAATACAAGATTGGTTAAACCTACTATCCTTCATTTTCAG TTGAGGAACCTTGTTTGGGCTACTTCAAAGCACGATGTGTATCTTATCTCAAATTACTCGGTTATGCACTGGTCATCGCTGAGTGGAAATTTGTCGGAGGTCCTCAATTTTGCGGGACATGTAGCGCCTACTGAG AAACATGCAGGAAGCTTGTTGGAAGGTTTTTCACAGACTCAGATTAGCACACTGGCTGTCAAGGATAATTTTCTGGTCGCTGGTGGCTTCCAAGGAGAGCTTATTTGTAAG CGTCTGGATAAAAAAGGAGTAAGTTTCTGTGCCCGGACAACTTATGATGATAATGCTATAACCAATGCTGTTGAAATATACGACAGCCTGAG GAGTGGAATCCATTTCATGGCATCCAATAATGATTGTGGTATGAGAGAATATGATATGGAGAGGTTTCAGCTTCTGAATCACTTTCGCTTCCCTTGGCCAGTTAAT CACACATCAATGAGTCCAGACCGCAGGCTTGTTGCAGTTGTTGGAGATCATGTAGACGGACTGCTTGTGGATTCACAGACTGGAAAG ACCGTTGCCACGGTGGTTGGTCATCTGGATTACTCTTTCGCCTCTGCATGGCATCCTGATGGACGAAGATTTGCAACTGGTAATCAGGACAAGACTTGCCGTGTATGGGATATAAGAAACCTGTCATCACCAGTTGCAATTCTGAAGGGCAACTTAGGCGCTACACGATCAATTCGCTTCTCGGCTGACGGTGAGTTCATGGTGGTGGCTGAACCTGCAGATTTCGTGCATGTGTACAGTACAAAGGCTGATTACAAGAAGCGCCAGGAGATTGATTTCTTCGGAGAGATATCCGGGGTGTCACTTAGTCCAGACGACGAGTCTCTTTATATAGGAATTTGGGACAGAACTTATGCAAGCATGCTACAGTATAACAGAAAGCATACATATGGATATCTTGATTCCTATTTTTGA